A single region of the Yersinia entomophaga genome encodes:
- a CDS encoding lysis protein translates to MTWLFSHWRFAGVVVLVGLVSVLVFNSYRLSNLVEKREVVIKSVTAERDVALASVQAMKKQQQQVAALDTKYVKELADAKTENDRLRADLATGTKRLQLNASCKRLPEAATTPSSPDDASPRYDAEFERNYLSLRERIGIATSQIAGLQVYIRDVCQ, encoded by the coding sequence ATGACGTGGCTATTCAGTCACTGGCGCTTTGCCGGTGTGGTTGTGCTGGTGGGCTTGGTGTCGGTACTGGTGTTCAACAGTTACCGCCTCTCAAATCTGGTCGAAAAAAGAGAAGTGGTTATTAAGTCTGTCACAGCAGAACGTGACGTGGCGCTAGCTAGTGTTCAAGCAATGAAAAAGCAACAACAGCAAGTTGCTGCTCTTGATACTAAATACGTTAAGGAATTAGCCGATGCTAAAACTGAGAACGATCGCCTTCGCGCTGACCTCGCTACTGGCACTAAGCGGTTGCAGCTCAACGCCAGCTGTAAGCGATTGCCCGAAGCCGCAACTACCCCCAGCAGCCCTGATGATGCCAGCCCCCGATATGATGCAGAATTTGAACGCAATTATCTCAGTCTCAGAGAGCGGATCGGCATCGCAACCAGCCAGATAGCTGGACTTCAAGTTTATATACGTGATGTGTGTCAATAA
- a CDS encoding glycoside hydrolase family 19 protein, with amino-acid sequence MTPYQFRMAANISAELAASWIQPVTEAMTEFGITTPEQQAMFIAQVGHESASFTLLVESFNYSVNGLIATFGKRLSAGQTSALGRQRGETSVPLNRQQAIANLVYSGRMGNKGPADGWKYRGRGLIQVTGLDNYRLCGTALKLDLVGNPDQLQLDMHSARSAAWFWQSRNCGQYASDIQRVTLLINGGYNGIDDRKARFEMAKRVLL; translated from the coding sequence ATGACCCCTTATCAATTCAGAATGGCGGCTAATATCAGCGCCGAACTTGCTGCGAGTTGGATTCAGCCTGTTACCGAGGCAATGACAGAATTCGGCATCACCACTCCAGAACAGCAAGCCATGTTTATTGCGCAAGTGGGGCATGAGTCAGCCAGTTTCACGCTGCTGGTGGAGTCGTTCAACTACAGCGTTAACGGTTTGATTGCTACGTTCGGCAAGCGGTTATCTGCCGGTCAGACTTCGGCATTAGGCCGTCAGCGCGGTGAAACGTCGGTACCGCTTAACCGTCAGCAGGCCATTGCCAATCTGGTGTATTCCGGCCGGATGGGGAATAAAGGCCCGGCAGATGGTTGGAAATATCGCGGTCGCGGGCTGATTCAGGTTACCGGATTAGATAATTACCGCCTGTGTGGTACTGCGCTCAAGCTGGATTTGGTCGGCAATCCCGATCAGCTGCAGCTTGATATGCATTCCGCGCGTTCTGCTGCCTGGTTCTGGCAGTCCCGCAATTGTGGCCAATATGCTAGTGATATTCAGCGCGTGACGTTGCTGATCAACGGCGGTTATAACGGTATTGATGACCGCAAGGCACGGTTTGAAATGGCTAAGCGTGTGCTGCTATGA
- a CDS encoding antiterminator Q family protein, translating to MRDMQYTLELWGAWAASENSGVDWQPIAAGFKSLLPNTNKSRPQCSDDDGIMIDGCVARLKKYKPEEYDLVVLHYVFGISLRAIAKRRKCSDGTIRKEMQTATGFISGILCVFNAYF from the coding sequence GTGAGAGATATGCAGTACACCTTGGAATTATGGGGTGCATGGGCTGCTAGCGAAAATAGCGGGGTAGATTGGCAACCCATCGCTGCCGGGTTTAAAAGCCTTTTGCCTAACACCAATAAGTCACGTCCTCAGTGCAGTGATGATGATGGGATCATGATTGATGGCTGCGTGGCACGGCTGAAGAAGTACAAACCGGAAGAATATGACTTAGTGGTGCTGCACTATGTCTTTGGCATATCGCTCAGGGCGATAGCCAAACGGCGTAAATGTTCGGATGGGACTATTAGGAAAGAGATGCAGACTGCGACTGGATTTATATCAGGGATACTATGTGTGTTTAATGCTTACTTTTAA
- a CDS encoding DNA-methyltransferase, whose product MKNTVNLNSIKIVNADSLQYIKTLPAESIDLIATDPPYYRVKSCKWDNQWESESAYLAWLDELLAEFWRVLKPSGSLYMFCGSRLAADTELLVRGRFKLLNHIIWAKPSGPWKRQRKESLRAYFPATERIIFAEHYAGPFKPTSKNYGHKCTELKRTVFRPLIDYFRSARDSLGVSAKEINAATGKQMSSHWFSESQWQLPSAEQYALLQHLFDRVASEKYQKGCLAKPHHELVKTYKTLDRQYSELKAEYEHLRRPFSVSVDVPYTDVWTYPSVPFYPGKHPCEKPAELMEHIIRSSSRPGDVVADFFLGSGATLKAAVKLGRKGIGVELEEERFEQTIKEITKFVV is encoded by the coding sequence ATGAAAAACACTGTTAATTTAAACAGTATTAAAATTGTTAACGCTGATTCCCTCCAATACATCAAAACCTTACCCGCAGAAAGCATTGACCTGATAGCCACTGACCCACCGTATTACCGGGTTAAATCCTGCAAATGGGATAACCAGTGGGAAAGTGAATCGGCTTATTTGGCCTGGCTGGATGAGTTGCTGGCTGAGTTCTGGCGAGTGTTAAAGCCATCGGGCAGTTTGTACATGTTTTGCGGATCACGGTTAGCGGCAGATACCGAGTTGTTAGTTCGTGGTCGCTTTAAGCTACTGAACCATATTATCTGGGCTAAACCATCCGGCCCGTGGAAACGTCAGCGTAAAGAGAGTTTACGGGCGTACTTCCCTGCTACTGAACGAATTATCTTCGCCGAGCACTACGCCGGGCCGTTTAAGCCTACCAGCAAAAACTATGGGCATAAATGCACTGAACTGAAACGCACGGTTTTTCGTCCACTAATTGATTACTTTCGATCGGCCAGGGATTCATTGGGCGTTTCGGCAAAAGAAATCAATGCAGCTACCGGCAAACAAATGTCCAGCCATTGGTTTAGCGAGAGTCAGTGGCAGCTGCCTAGTGCTGAACAATACGCGCTACTCCAACACTTGTTTGATCGGGTTGCATCGGAAAAGTACCAGAAAGGGTGTTTGGCGAAGCCGCACCATGAGTTGGTTAAGACATATAAGACGCTAGATCGGCAGTATTCAGAACTCAAAGCAGAATATGAACACTTACGCCGCCCGTTCAGCGTATCGGTTGATGTTCCCTATACCGATGTTTGGACATACCCCTCAGTCCCGTTTTACCCAGGCAAACATCCGTGTGAGAAACCGGCTGAACTGATGGAGCATATTATCCGTTCCAGTAGCCGCCCCGGTGACGTCGTGGCCGATTTCTTTCTGGGGTCAGGAGCGACATTAAAGGCCGCGGTTAAGTTGGGTAGGAAGGGGATTGGTGTGGAGCTGGAAGAAGAGCGGTTCGAGCAGACAATAAAGGAAATAACAAAATTCGTTGTTTAG
- a CDS encoding phage holin, lambda family has translation MRMHNELHTWADWIELFNAWWRGDVPLGGVLLSVVMAALRVAYTGGGWKKTFLEGLTCGALTLTAVSALEYFDLPQQLTLAVGGLIGFIGVEQIRALALRFVGNRIGGGNDTKPQV, from the coding sequence ATGAGAATGCATAACGAGTTGCACACATGGGCAGACTGGATAGAACTGTTTAATGCCTGGTGGCGAGGTGATGTTCCGCTCGGTGGTGTCCTGTTGTCGGTGGTGATGGCGGCATTACGGGTGGCCTATACCGGCGGTGGATGGAAGAAAACCTTTTTGGAGGGGCTGACCTGCGGCGCATTAACCCTTACAGCGGTGAGTGCGCTGGAATACTTCGATTTACCGCAGCAACTCACACTAGCCGTTGGTGGGCTAATTGGCTTTATCGGTGTTGAGCAAATTCGCGCTTTGGCGCTCCGTTTTGTTGGCAACCGCATTGGCGGCGGTAACGATACTAAACCTCAGGTATAA